From one Streptomyces mobaraensis genomic stretch:
- a CDS encoding DMT family transporter, with amino-acid sequence MTAQDSATRPMSIAVNGGLANGGTLLALLAVGMFSLTFPATVWALDGLGPWSVVACRAVLAALLAAGFLLAGRVPPPDRRHWGGLFAVAAGCVVGFPLLTTLALESSTTSHAAVVVGLLPVTTAVYATLRTGTRHSRAFWAAAVAGAVVVIAFALYQSGGRPGTGDLYLFAALLVCASGYAEGGRLARELPGWQVIAWALVLCLPAGAAGAAAALALEPVHVTAKATAGLGWLAFSQFVSMWLWYRAMAATGVARAGQLQLAQPLLTLVWSVALLGERLSPAAPLAAGAVLVCIAVTQRT; translated from the coding sequence ATGACAGCACAAGATAGCGCTACTCGCCCGATGTCGATAGCGGTCAACGGCGGCTTGGCGAACGGCGGCACGCTCCTCGCCCTACTCGCCGTGGGCATGTTCTCGCTGACCTTCCCGGCGACCGTCTGGGCCCTGGACGGGCTCGGCCCCTGGTCGGTGGTCGCCTGCCGCGCCGTCCTCGCCGCCCTGCTCGCGGCGGGCTTCCTGCTCGCCGGCCGGGTGCCGCCACCGGACCGCCGGCACTGGGGCGGGCTGTTCGCGGTGGCGGCCGGCTGCGTCGTCGGCTTCCCCCTGCTGACCACGCTGGCCCTGGAGTCGTCGACGACCTCGCACGCGGCCGTGGTCGTGGGCCTGCTGCCGGTGACCACCGCCGTCTACGCCACGCTGCGCACCGGCACCCGGCACTCCCGCGCCTTCTGGGCCGCCGCCGTGGCCGGAGCGGTGGTCGTCATCGCGTTCGCCCTCTACCAGAGCGGCGGCCGGCCGGGCACCGGCGACCTGTACCTGTTCGCCGCGCTGCTGGTGTGCGCCTCCGGCTACGCCGAGGGGGGCCGGCTGGCCCGGGAACTGCCCGGCTGGCAGGTCATCGCCTGGGCCCTCGTCCTCTGCCTGCCGGCGGGTGCCGCCGGGGCAGCGGCCGCGCTCGCCCTGGAGCCCGTCCACGTCACGGCCAAGGCGACCGCCGGTCTCGGCTGGCTGGCGTTCTCCCAGTTCGTGAGCATGTGGCTCTGGTACCGCGCGATGGCGGCGACCGGGGTGGCCCGTGCGGGCCAGTTGCAGCTCGCGCAGCCGCTGCTGACTCTGGTGTGGTCTGTGGCGCTGCTCGGCGAGCGGCTTTCGCCTGCGGCGCCGCTGGCCGCCGGCGCGGTGCTGGTGTGTATCGCGGTGACGCAGCGGACGTGA
- a CDS encoding 3-hydroxybutyryl-CoA dehydrogenase: MSDIERVGVVGCGQMGAGIAEVCARAGLDVKVAETTGEALEIGRTRLTNSLGKAAERGKITEEERDAALGRLSFTTDLGEFADRDLVIEAVVENEQVKTEIFQVLDQVVTRPDAILASNTSSIPLVKLAVATSRPDQVIGIHFFNPAPVQKLVEIIPALTTSDETVKRAEALVAGVLDKHPIRAQDRSGFIVNALLIPYLLSAIRMFESGIASREDIDNGMEMGCAHPMGPLKLSDLIGLDTVASVADSMYAEYKEPLYAAPPLLQRMVDAGRLGRKSGAGFYTYG, from the coding sequence TTGAGCGACATCGAACGCGTGGGAGTGGTCGGCTGCGGCCAGATGGGCGCGGGCATCGCGGAGGTGTGTGCCCGGGCGGGCCTGGACGTCAAGGTCGCCGAGACCACGGGCGAGGCCCTGGAGATCGGCCGCACCCGGCTGACCAACTCCCTCGGCAAGGCCGCCGAACGCGGCAAGATCACCGAGGAGGAGCGGGACGCGGCCCTGGGCCGGCTGAGCTTCACCACCGACCTCGGCGAATTCGCCGACCGCGACCTGGTCATCGAGGCCGTCGTGGAGAACGAGCAGGTCAAGACCGAGATCTTCCAGGTGCTCGACCAGGTCGTCACCCGCCCGGACGCCATCCTCGCGTCCAACACCTCGTCGATCCCGCTGGTCAAGCTCGCGGTCGCCACCTCGCGCCCGGACCAGGTCATCGGCATCCACTTCTTCAACCCCGCCCCGGTGCAGAAGCTGGTCGAGATCATCCCGGCGCTCACCACCTCCGACGAGACGGTCAAGCGCGCCGAGGCGCTGGTGGCCGGCGTCCTGGACAAGCACCCCATCCGCGCCCAGGACCGCTCCGGCTTCATCGTCAACGCCCTGCTGATCCCGTACCTGCTCTCGGCCATCCGGATGTTCGAGTCCGGCATCGCCAGCCGCGAGGACATCGACAACGGCATGGAGATGGGCTGCGCCCACCCCATGGGCCCCCTCAAGCTCTCCGACCTCATCGGCCTCGACACCGTCGCCTCGGTCGCGGACAGCATGTACGCCGAGTACAAGGAGCCGCTCTACGCGGCGCCCCCGCTGCTCCAGCGCATGGTGGACGCGGGCCGGCTCGGCCGGAAGTCGGGCGCGGGCTTCTACACCTACGGCTGA
- a CDS encoding DUF1918 domain-containing protein, which yields MHASKGDRLVVHGRIVGQQDHVVEIVEVLGHNGAPPYRVRSENGHETIMSPGPDSVVDHRKATGEQ from the coding sequence ATGCATGCGAGCAAGGGCGACCGTCTGGTCGTGCACGGCAGGATCGTCGGCCAGCAGGACCACGTCGTGGAGATCGTCGAGGTCCTGGGGCACAACGGCGCACCCCCGTACCGCGTCCGCTCCGAGAACGGCCACGAGACCATCATGTCGCCGGGTCCGGACTCGGTGGTGGATCACCGGAAGGCGACCGGCGAGCAGTAG
- a CDS encoding FAD-dependent monooxygenase encodes MKPLDSTEHDVIVAGGGPVGLTLACELALADTRVLVLERRTEVDRTIKAGAINTPSAEAFYRRGMLPALAGIQREAMGRFSSFLAGRRAAGASTPTPPPRFAGHFAAIPLRADLFDASDPNFGNAGPAADVGLVPQEPLERLLAERAAGLGVGIRRGVTLTGFDADDTGVTVHTDAGPVRTGWLVGCDGGRSTVRKLAGFAFPGTDPEITGRQALVEMTGAEGLGSGWQTTPTGHYAHGPMPGRVLTVEFDGPPADRESPVTAREIEDSLRRVTGVDVTVTAVHTATRFTDNARQASTYRKGRVLLAGDAAHVHSPFGGQGLNLGIGDAVNLGWKLAATVRGWAPDGLLDTYTAERHPIGAWVLDWTRAQVAMMRPDPHARALRAVVRDLAGTVGGTTHLVKRISGVWQRYDLPGGHPLTGRSAPDLAFADGGRLGDHLHHGRALLVDLRDDPELRASAGGYGGRVEVITAACPDRPGLAGLLVRPDGVVAWAADAEGGTEGLDSALRRWFGEPRSVAVNS; translated from the coding sequence ATGAAGCCTCTGGATTCCACGGAACACGACGTCATCGTGGCGGGCGGCGGCCCCGTCGGCCTCACCCTCGCCTGCGAACTCGCCCTGGCCGACACCCGCGTCCTGGTCCTCGAACGCCGCACCGAGGTGGACCGGACCATCAAGGCCGGCGCCATCAACACCCCCAGCGCGGAGGCGTTCTACCGCCGGGGCATGCTGCCGGCCCTCGCCGGGATCCAGCGGGAGGCGATGGGCCGCTTCAGCTCCTTCCTCGCCGGCCGCCGGGCCGCCGGGGCGTCCACCCCCACGCCGCCGCCCCGGTTCGCCGGGCACTTCGCGGCGATACCGCTCCGGGCCGACCTCTTCGACGCGTCCGACCCCAACTTCGGGAACGCCGGACCGGCGGCGGACGTCGGCCTCGTCCCCCAGGAGCCGCTGGAGCGGCTGCTCGCCGAGCGGGCGGCCGGGCTCGGCGTCGGCATCCGCCGCGGCGTGACCCTCACCGGCTTCGACGCCGACGACACCGGCGTGACCGTCCACACCGACGCGGGCCCGGTCCGTACCGGCTGGCTCGTCGGCTGCGACGGCGGCCGGAGCACCGTCCGCAAGCTCGCCGGCTTCGCCTTCCCCGGCACCGACCCCGAGATCACCGGCCGGCAGGCGCTCGTCGAGATGACCGGCGCGGAAGGGCTCGGTTCCGGCTGGCAGACCACCCCCACCGGGCACTACGCCCACGGGCCGATGCCCGGCCGCGTCCTCACCGTGGAGTTCGACGGACCGCCCGCCGACCGCGAATCCCCGGTCACCGCACGAGAGATCGAGGACAGCCTGCGCCGGGTCACCGGCGTCGACGTGACCGTCACCGCCGTGCACACCGCCACCCGGTTCACCGACAACGCCCGCCAGGCGTCCACCTACCGCAAGGGCCGCGTCCTGCTCGCCGGCGACGCCGCCCACGTGCACTCGCCGTTCGGCGGCCAGGGCCTCAACCTCGGCATCGGCGACGCCGTGAACCTCGGCTGGAAGCTCGCCGCCACCGTCCGGGGATGGGCGCCCGACGGCCTGCTCGACACCTACACCGCCGAACGGCACCCCATCGGCGCCTGGGTGCTGGACTGGACGCGGGCCCAAGTGGCCATGATGCGGCCCGATCCGCACGCCCGCGCGCTGCGGGCGGTCGTCCGCGACCTGGCCGGGACCGTCGGGGGCACCACCCACCTCGTCAAGCGGATCTCCGGCGTGTGGCAGCGGTACGACCTCCCCGGCGGTCACCCGCTGACCGGCCGCAGCGCCCCCGACCTCGCCTTCGCGGACGGCGGCAGGCTGGGTGACCACCTGCACCACGGCCGCGCCCTGCTCGTCGACCTCCGCGACGACCCGGAACTCCGGGCGTCCGCCGGCGGATACGGGGGCCGGGTCGAGGTGATCACCGCCGCGTGCCCGGACCGGCCGGGGCTCGCCGGCCTGCTCGTCCGGCCGGACGGCGTCGTCGCCTGGGCGGCCGACGCGGAGGGCGGCACGGAGGGGTTGGACTCCGCGCTCCGCCGGTGGTTCGGGGAGCCGCGATCCGTCGCCGTCAATTCTTGA
- a CDS encoding GNAT family N-acetyltransferase, with the protein MAVPYLSFAEPGTRRGRAGLADLDAMVRKLTADGAVERLAGRIRAGLTSVAAALEGGTVLSAGQHQPVGPVSEVVGVGTLPVARRRGLGLAVTAALVADARARGVETVFLSAGDDDVARLYGRVGFRRVGTALIAGPAAP; encoded by the coding sequence GTGGCCGTCCCGTACCTGTCGTTCGCCGAGCCCGGGACCCGCAGGGGCCGGGCCGGTCTCGCCGACCTGGACGCGATGGTGCGGAAGCTGACCGCCGACGGGGCCGTGGAGCGCCTCGCCGGCCGGATCCGGGCCGGGCTGACCTCGGTCGCCGCCGCGCTGGAGGGCGGCACGGTCCTGAGTGCCGGACAGCACCAGCCGGTCGGCCCGGTCAGCGAGGTCGTGGGCGTCGGTACGCTGCCGGTGGCCCGCCGGCGCGGTCTGGGGCTCGCCGTCACCGCCGCGCTGGTGGCCGACGCCCGGGCGCGGGGCGTGGAGACCGTCTTCCTGTCGGCCGGTGACGACGACGTGGCCCGGCTGTACGGCCGGGTCGGCTTCCGCCGCGTCGGCACGGCGCTCATCGCCGGACCGGCCGCTCCGTAG
- a CDS encoding TetR/AcrR family transcriptional regulator — translation MGRNKEFDPDAALRSALDLFWRKGYEATSMQDLVDHLGVNRGSLYATFGSKHALYLRALDRYCELKGEATLELLGRPGPALPAVRELLLRYAAESMDDPDRKGCLVTNTAVEVLPGDEQAERRVASALDELETAVAGALVRARHQGELAEGADPRALARFFVTFLQGLRVVGKTADGRRRLEDAVDGALSVLR, via the coding sequence ATGGGCAGGAACAAGGAGTTCGACCCCGACGCCGCGCTGCGGTCAGCGCTGGACCTGTTCTGGCGCAAGGGGTACGAAGCCACCTCGATGCAGGACCTGGTGGACCACCTCGGCGTCAACCGGGGGAGCCTCTACGCGACCTTCGGCAGCAAGCACGCCCTCTATCTGCGCGCCCTCGACCGGTACTGCGAACTCAAGGGCGAGGCCACCCTGGAGCTGCTCGGCCGGCCGGGTCCCGCTCTGCCCGCCGTCCGTGAACTGCTGCTGCGCTACGCCGCCGAGAGCATGGACGACCCGGACCGCAAGGGCTGCCTGGTCACCAACACCGCCGTCGAGGTGCTGCCCGGCGACGAGCAGGCCGAGCGGCGGGTCGCGTCGGCCCTGGACGAACTGGAGACGGCCGTCGCCGGCGCCCTCGTCCGGGCCCGGCACCAGGGCGAGCTGGCGGAGGGCGCCGACCCGCGCGCCCTCGCCCGGTTCTTCGTCACCTTCCTCCAGGGCCTGCGCGTCGTCGGCAAGACCGCCGACGGGCGCCGGCGGCTGGAGGACGCGGTCGACGGGGCGCTGAGCGTGCTCCGCTGA
- a CDS encoding NUDIX hydrolase, which produces MRWKNLAERNVYENRWFRVNLADVELPDGRHLDHFLIRMRPVAVATVVNEANEVLLLWRHRFITDTWGWELAAGVVEDGEDVARAAAREMEEETGWRPGPLRHLMTVEPSNGLTDARHHVYWTDEAEYTGEPEDGFESDRREWVPLKLVPDLIARGEVPAANMAAALLLLHHTRLG; this is translated from the coding sequence GTGCGTTGGAAGAATCTCGCGGAGCGGAACGTCTATGAGAACCGCTGGTTCCGGGTCAATCTCGCGGACGTCGAACTCCCCGACGGCCGGCACCTCGACCACTTCCTCATCCGGATGCGGCCCGTGGCCGTCGCCACGGTGGTCAACGAGGCCAACGAGGTCCTGCTGCTCTGGCGGCACCGGTTCATCACCGACACCTGGGGCTGGGAGCTGGCCGCCGGGGTCGTCGAGGACGGCGAGGACGTCGCCCGGGCCGCGGCCCGGGAGATGGAGGAGGAGACCGGCTGGCGGCCCGGTCCGCTGCGGCACCTGATGACCGTCGAGCCGTCCAACGGCCTCACCGACGCCCGGCACCACGTCTACTGGACGGACGAGGCCGAGTACACCGGCGAACCGGAGGACGGCTTCGAGTCGGACCGCCGCGAATGGGTCCCGCTCAAGCTGGTGCCGGACCTGATCGCCCGGGGTGAGGTGCCGGCCGCCAACATGGCCGCCGCCCTGCTCCTGCTGCACCACACGCGCCTCGGCTGA
- a CDS encoding glycoside hydrolase family 10 protein, giving the protein MVRMTRRRFTAVGVGAVTALGLEAGRAVAAEAGGTPTEFRGVWAATVANIDWPSRPGLTPDRQREELLALLDSAVTRRLNVVLLQIRPTADAFWPSRYEPWSEFLTGTQGKDPGWDPLAFAVREAHRRSLHLHGWFNPYRIANHTDPGRLVPSHPARKHPGWAVPYGGKLYYNPGLPDVRRFVQDAMLDAVFRYDLDGVHFDDYFYPYPVAGQEFDDAAAYRRYGGKFPDRAAWRRDNIDRLVRETGERIKRRKKHVRFGVSPFAVWRNKTTDSRGSDTRAGVQTYDDLYADTRKWVREGWIDYIVPQVYWHIGNTAADYATLVPWWARTVHGTHVGLYIGEALYRQGDPSQPAPWQDPAELSRHLTLCRRHREVGGNVYFSARQVREDPIGAMARVVRDHYPRRARPPR; this is encoded by the coding sequence ATGGTGCGTATGACGCGAAGACGGTTCACGGCGGTCGGGGTGGGGGCGGTGACGGCCCTGGGTCTGGAGGCGGGACGAGCGGTGGCCGCCGAGGCAGGGGGGACCCCGACGGAGTTCCGGGGCGTATGGGCCGCGACCGTCGCCAACATCGACTGGCCGTCCCGCCCGGGGCTCACCCCGGACCGGCAGCGCGAGGAACTCCTCGCCCTCCTCGACTCCGCCGTGACCCGGCGGCTCAACGTCGTCCTCCTCCAGATCCGGCCGACCGCCGACGCGTTCTGGCCGTCGCGGTACGAACCGTGGTCCGAGTTCCTGACCGGCACCCAGGGCAAGGACCCGGGCTGGGACCCGCTGGCCTTCGCCGTCCGTGAGGCGCACCGGCGGAGCCTGCACCTGCACGGCTGGTTCAACCCGTACCGCATCGCCAACCACACCGACCCCGGGCGGCTCGTCCCGTCCCATCCGGCGCGAAAACACCCGGGGTGGGCGGTGCCCTACGGCGGGAAGCTCTACTACAACCCCGGTCTGCCGGACGTCCGCCGGTTCGTCCAGGACGCCATGCTCGACGCGGTGTTCCGCTACGACCTCGACGGGGTGCACTTCGACGACTACTTCTACCCGTACCCGGTGGCGGGCCAGGAGTTCGACGACGCGGCGGCCTACCGGCGGTACGGCGGGAAGTTCCCGGACCGGGCCGCCTGGCGGCGCGACAACATCGACCGGCTGGTGCGCGAGACGGGCGAGCGCATCAAGCGGCGCAAGAAACATGTGCGGTTCGGGGTGAGCCCGTTCGCCGTGTGGCGCAACAAGACGACGGATTCCCGGGGTTCGGACACCCGGGCCGGGGTGCAGACGTACGACGACCTGTACGCGGACACGCGTAAGTGGGTGCGCGAAGGGTGGATCGACTACATCGTCCCCCAGGTGTACTGGCACATCGGCAACACCGCCGCCGACTACGCGACCCTCGTGCCGTGGTGGGCCCGGACCGTGCACGGCACACACGTCGGCCTGTACATCGGCGAGGCGCTCTACCGGCAGGGCGACCCCTCGCAGCCGGCACCCTGGCAGGACCCGGCCGAACTCTCCCGCCACCTCACGCTCTGCCGGCGCCACCGCGAGGTGGGCGGGAACGTCTACTTCTCCGCCCGGCAGGTGCGGGAGGATCCGATCGGGGCGATGGCGCGCGTGGTCCGGGACCACTACCCTCGCCGCGCGCGCCCGCCGCGCTGA
- a CDS encoding Lrp/AsnC family transcriptional regulator, giving the protein MDSLDRKILAELQQDGRLTVTELAARVRLSVSPCHRRLRELERSGAIRGYRAVVDPRALGLAFEALVFITMHQEDRETVSDFERAVAAVPQVVRAERLFGDPDYMLRVVTADLDAYQRLYDEHLATLPGVLRLDSTLVMKRVVEERPLPER; this is encoded by the coding sequence ATGGACAGCCTCGACCGGAAAATCCTTGCCGAGCTCCAGCAGGACGGCCGCCTCACCGTCACAGAGCTGGCCGCCCGGGTGCGGCTCAGCGTCTCCCCCTGCCACCGCCGGCTGCGCGAGCTGGAGCGCTCGGGGGCGATACGCGGCTACCGGGCCGTGGTGGATCCCCGCGCCCTCGGGCTGGCCTTCGAGGCCCTGGTGTTCATCACCATGCACCAGGAGGACCGCGAGACGGTCAGCGACTTCGAGCGGGCCGTCGCCGCCGTCCCGCAGGTGGTGCGGGCCGAGCGGCTGTTCGGCGACCCGGACTACATGCTGCGCGTGGTCACCGCCGACCTCGACGCCTACCAGCGGCTCTACGACGAGCACCTGGCCACGCTCCCCGGGGTGCTGCGGCTGGACTCCACCCTGGTGATGAAACGCGTGGTCGAGGAACGCCCGCTCCCCGAACGCTGA
- a CDS encoding aminotransferase-like domain-containing protein produces MHERSSVSELAGLLRQEVNRYSPGEKLPSSRALIDRFRVSPVTVSRALAVLAAEGLVVTRPGAGAYRAEARTAAGRAPLGDTSWQQVALSAEPGDRTVPRSVEAARICATFTPTPSGTIDLAGGYLHTSLQPERALAAALGRAGRRPGAWDRPPVEGVDALRAWFARAIGGPDGTVAASDVLITAGGQSALTTALRALAPPGAPVLVESPTYPGVLAAAHASGLRPVPVPVDADGVRTDLLADAFRATGARVFFCQPLFQNPTGAVLSAERRREVLRIARAAGAFVVEDDFARSLVHADAPAQPPTLASEDPDGVVVHVTSLTKFVSPSLRVGALAARGPVVERLRAVQLIDSFFVPRPLQEAALELVGSPAWARHARTVAAELRARQRVFLAAVRRELPSVVVDHVPPGGFHLWLRLPDGTEEAAFVSAALRAGVAVAPGRLYYAAEPPAAHVRVCVAAVAGEAELVEGVRRLGVPLARPFSPSYRWEVPPVSWG; encoded by the coding sequence ATGCACGAGCGTAGCAGCGTCTCCGAACTGGCCGGTCTCCTGCGGCAGGAGGTCAACCGCTACTCACCGGGTGAGAAGCTGCCGTCCAGCCGGGCCCTGATCGACCGCTTCCGGGTCAGCCCCGTCACCGTCTCCCGGGCCCTCGCCGTCCTCGCGGCGGAGGGGCTGGTGGTCACCCGGCCGGGGGCGGGCGCGTACCGCGCCGAGGCGCGGACGGCCGCCGGCCGCGCGCCGCTGGGGGACACCTCCTGGCAGCAGGTGGCGCTGAGCGCCGAACCGGGCGACCGCACGGTGCCGCGTTCCGTCGAGGCGGCCCGGATCTGTGCGACGTTCACCCCGACACCGTCCGGGACCATCGACCTCGCCGGCGGCTACCTCCACACCTCGCTGCAACCGGAACGCGCCCTCGCCGCGGCCCTCGGCCGGGCGGGCCGCCGCCCCGGCGCCTGGGACCGGCCGCCGGTCGAGGGCGTCGACGCGCTCCGCGCCTGGTTCGCGAGGGCGATCGGCGGACCGGACGGCACGGTCGCCGCCTCCGACGTCCTGATCACCGCCGGCGGCCAGAGCGCCCTCACCACCGCGCTGCGCGCCCTGGCGCCCCCGGGCGCTCCCGTGCTCGTCGAGTCGCCCACATACCCCGGCGTACTCGCCGCCGCGCACGCCTCCGGGCTGCGCCCCGTGCCCGTCCCGGTGGACGCCGACGGGGTCCGCACCGACCTGCTGGCCGACGCGTTCCGGGCCACCGGCGCGCGGGTCTTCTTCTGCCAGCCCCTCTTCCAGAACCCGACCGGCGCCGTCCTCTCCGCCGAGCGCCGCCGCGAGGTCCTGCGCATCGCCCGGGCCGCCGGGGCGTTCGTCGTCGAGGACGACTTCGCCCGCAGCCTGGTCCACGCGGACGCTCCCGCGCAGCCGCCCACCCTGGCGTCCGAGGACCCGGACGGCGTCGTGGTGCACGTGACGTCCCTGACGAAGTTCGTCTCGCCCAGCCTGCGGGTCGGCGCGCTCGCGGCCCGGGGACCGGTGGTCGAGCGGCTGCGCGCGGTCCAGTTGATCGACAGTTTCTTCGTGCCACGGCCCCTTCAGGAGGCGGCCCTGGAACTGGTGGGTTCGCCTGCCTGGGCGCGGCACGCGCGGACGGTCGCGGCCGAACTCCGGGCTCGGCAGCGGGTGTTCCTCGCCGCGGTGCGGAGGGAATTGCCCTCCGTGGTGGTCGATCATGTGCCGCCGGGCGGCTTCCACCTGTGGCTGCGCCTGCCCGACGGCACGGAGGAGGCCGCTTTCGTCTCGGCGGCGCTGCGCGCGGGGGTCGCCGTCGCGCCCGGCCGGCTGTACTACGCGGCGGAGCCGCCGGCGGCTCATGTGCGGGTGTGTGTGGCGGCGGTTGCGGGGGAGGCGGAGCTGGTGGAGGGGGTGCGGCGGTTGGGGGTGCCCCTGGCCCGCCCTTTCTCCCCCAGCTACCGCTGGGAGGTGCCCCCAGTTTCCTGGGGCTGA
- a CDS encoding TetR/AcrR family transcriptional regulator, which produces MSGPEAAEPAGMSLRERKKMRTRQRISDVATRLFFERGFEEVTVAEVAEAAEVSAMTVFNHFPRKEDLFLDRIPQGIELAVTAVRDRAPGESPVAALRDLALRLVDEGHPLSAVGHPPFWRVVYGSPALRARLREGVDELEAALTAEIAARPGPGDPQPRMTAALAVAAYRGACATSLRRMFAGDAAGEVLSAHRALLVRVFGELERVLPLGG; this is translated from the coding sequence ATGAGTGGACCAGAGGCAGCGGAACCGGCGGGAATGTCGCTCCGGGAGCGCAAGAAGATGCGGACGCGGCAGCGGATCTCGGACGTGGCCACGCGGCTGTTCTTCGAGCGCGGCTTCGAGGAGGTCACGGTGGCGGAGGTGGCCGAGGCGGCCGAGGTCTCCGCCATGACCGTCTTCAACCACTTCCCGCGCAAGGAGGACCTGTTCCTCGACCGCATCCCCCAGGGCATCGAACTCGCCGTCACGGCCGTCCGGGACCGCGCCCCCGGGGAGAGCCCGGTCGCCGCGCTCCGCGACCTCGCGCTGCGGCTCGTCGACGAGGGCCATCCCCTGTCGGCCGTCGGGCACCCGCCGTTCTGGCGGGTCGTGTACGGGTCGCCCGCGCTGCGGGCTCGCTTGCGCGAGGGGGTGGACGAGCTGGAGGCCGCCCTGACGGCAGAGATCGCGGCCCGCCCCGGGCCCGGCGATCCGCAGCCCCGGATGACCGCGGCTCTGGCGGTCGCCGCTTATCGGGGGGCTTGCGCGACGTCGTTGCGGCGGATGTTCGCGGGGGATGCGGCGGGGGAGGTTCTGTCTGCGCATCGGGCCTTGTTGGTGCGGGTGTTCGGGGAGTTGGAGCGGGTGTTGCCGCTCGGGGGGTGA
- a CDS encoding LysE family translocator has product MAVGSMTAFLTVSVLLLLVPGADWAYAIAAGLRDRSVIPAVGGLMLGYAGLTVVVVAGVAAIVAGTPSLLTALTVLGAAYLLWLGVATLRRPSVPGAAAETRAGLPPARVLLQGAGTSGLNPKGLLLYVSLLPQFVDRHGTWPVAVQTGTLGVLHVAACGVVYFGVGTLARRVLRARPSVARGVSRLSGVAMVGIGAFLLVERLAAA; this is encoded by the coding sequence ATGGCCGTCGGCTCCATGACCGCGTTTCTCACCGTCTCCGTCCTGCTCCTCCTCGTCCCCGGCGCCGACTGGGCCTACGCGATAGCCGCCGGGCTGCGCGACCGCTCCGTCATACCGGCGGTCGGCGGGCTGATGCTCGGCTACGCCGGGCTCACGGTGGTCGTGGTGGCCGGGGTCGCCGCGATCGTCGCCGGGACGCCGAGCCTGCTGACCGCCCTCACCGTGCTCGGCGCGGCATACCTCCTCTGGCTCGGGGTGGCGACGCTGCGCCGGCCCTCCGTCCCCGGCGCGGCGGCGGAGACCCGGGCCGGGCTGCCGCCGGCCCGCGTCCTGCTCCAGGGCGCGGGCACCAGCGGCCTGAACCCCAAGGGACTGCTGCTGTACGTCTCGCTGCTGCCGCAGTTCGTCGACCGGCACGGCACCTGGCCGGTGGCGGTGCAGACCGGAACGCTCGGCGTGCTGCACGTGGCGGCCTGCGGCGTGGTCTACTTCGGCGTCGGAACGCTGGCCCGCCGGGTGCTCCGGGCCCGGCCGTCCGTAGCACGCGGGGTCAGCCGGCTGTCGGGCGTCGCGATGGTGGGCATCGGCGCGTTCCTGCTGGTGGAGCGGCTGGCGGCGGCCTGA
- a CDS encoding IPT/TIG domain-containing protein, protein MLTRRPVTISSVEPSEGREGTLVTIRGTGFAPHVRNNCVVIGGMGACARPEPGSTDTELKVRIGPVARATEGDLLMWPGTGTDVHTERIAHGDTTLTFSEVSVFRNGAPVASAGIGFRLTEPSPHTYAGFVGRSPARVDLGGLEGGPALCVRFPHDPGAPSDAGWTSVDICLVLKEPTLAIDFSAEFSGDRSPAHCLGAVAKAVTANAALLGERVYADVVDGGDTGECELYVTKPYLTNGMFVLRFGAAAR, encoded by the coding sequence ATGCTGACGCGCCGTCCCGTCACCATCTCATCGGTCGAACCCTCCGAAGGCCGCGAGGGAACCCTCGTGACCATCCGGGGCACGGGCTTCGCCCCGCACGTGCGGAACAACTGCGTCGTGATCGGGGGCATGGGCGCCTGCGCCCGGCCCGAACCCGGGTCGACGGACACCGAGTTGAAGGTCAGGATCGGCCCGGTGGCCCGGGCGACCGAGGGTGACCTGCTCATGTGGCCGGGCACCGGCACGGACGTCCACACCGAGCGCATCGCCCACGGGGACACGACGCTGACGTTCTCGGAGGTGTCGGTGTTCCGCAACGGCGCCCCGGTCGCCTCGGCGGGCATCGGCTTCCGGCTGACGGAGCCCTCGCCGCACACCTACGCCGGGTTCGTCGGACGGTCCCCGGCCCGGGTGGACCTCGGCGGCCTGGAGGGCGGCCCGGCGCTGTGCGTCCGTTTCCCCCACGACCCCGGTGCCCCGTCCGATGCCGGGTGGACCTCGGTGGACATCTGTCTGGTGCTGAAGGAACCGACGCTCGCCATCGACTTCTCCGCCGAGTTCTCCGGCGACCGGAGCCCGGCGCACTGCCTGGGTGCCGTGGCCAAGGCCGTCACCGCCAACGCCGCGCTGCTCGGGGAGCGGGTGTACGCGGACGTCGTCGACGGCGGGGACACCGGGGAGTGCGAGCTGTACGTCACCAAGCCGTACCTGACGAACGGGATGTTCGTGCTCCGCTTCGGCGCCGCCGCCCGCTAG